In Collimonas arenae, a single genomic region encodes these proteins:
- a CDS encoding molybdopterin-dependent oxidoreductase, with the protein MKFDENNGARRKFLQQAGFAATSLALAPMQSFAAATTSIPVDNGERELVAYPQKRPLMRITTRPPHLETPFSVFNEGPLTANDAFFVRYHLANIPTSIDVETYRLKIGGRVTRELSLSLAELKALAPAVEVIAINQCSGNSRAFSTPRVFGAQLGNGSMGNARWVGIPLKAVLEHAGVLGDARQVSFKGLDEPVLPTTPAFIKALDIDHAMSGEPIIAWSMNGADIPFLNGYPIKLIVPGYFGTYWVKHLNQIEVLDHVFDGFFMATAYRVPDNDCMCVEPGKAPAKTRPISRLKTRSFITSLQDGSVVHAGRRVELKGIAFDGGSGIKTVDISADGGRNWKSAVLGKDLGKYSFREWRFGLTPVRKGELQLMVRATSNDGEVQPMVATWNPAGYARNVVETTKISVA; encoded by the coding sequence ATGAAATTCGATGAAAACAATGGCGCGCGCCGCAAGTTTTTGCAGCAGGCAGGATTTGCGGCTACTTCATTGGCGCTTGCGCCCATGCAGAGTTTTGCCGCCGCTACGACCAGCATCCCTGTAGACAACGGTGAACGCGAACTGGTCGCGTATCCGCAAAAGCGGCCGCTGATGCGCATCACGACCCGTCCGCCGCATCTTGAAACGCCTTTCAGTGTATTCAACGAAGGGCCGCTTACCGCCAACGATGCGTTTTTTGTGCGTTATCACCTGGCGAATATTCCGACGTCGATTGATGTCGAAACTTATCGGCTGAAGATCGGTGGCCGCGTAACGCGAGAATTGTCGTTGTCGCTTGCCGAGCTGAAAGCGCTTGCGCCGGCAGTCGAAGTGATTGCGATCAACCAGTGCTCCGGTAACAGCCGGGCCTTTTCGACGCCGCGGGTTTTCGGCGCGCAACTCGGTAACGGTTCCATGGGCAACGCGCGCTGGGTCGGGATACCTCTGAAGGCGGTGCTGGAGCATGCCGGCGTGCTGGGCGATGCCAGGCAAGTCAGTTTCAAAGGCCTGGACGAGCCGGTTTTACCAACCACGCCAGCCTTTATCAAGGCGCTCGATATCGATCACGCGATGAGCGGCGAGCCGATCATCGCCTGGTCCATGAACGGAGCCGATATTCCCTTCCTGAACGGTTATCCGATCAAGCTCATTGTGCCTGGTTACTTTGGGACGTATTGGGTCAAGCACCTGAATCAAATCGAGGTGCTGGATCATGTTTTTGATGGCTTCTTCATGGCGACTGCTTATCGGGTGCCGGACAACGATTGCATGTGCGTGGAGCCCGGTAAGGCGCCAGCGAAGACGCGGCCGATATCGCGCTTGAAGACGCGTTCGTTCATTACCAGTTTGCAAGACGGTTCGGTGGTGCATGCCGGACGGCGAGTCGAACTCAAGGGGATTGCCTTCGACGGCGGTAGTGGCATCAAGACGGTTGATATTTCGGCGGATGGAGGTCGGAACTGGAAGAGTGCGGTGCTGGGCAAGGATCTTGGCAAGTATTCTTTCCGCGAGTGGCGCTTCGGTCTGACGCCGGTGCGCAAGGGGGAGCTACAGCTGATGGTGAGGGCTACGTCGAATGACGGGGAGGTGCAGCCGATGGTGGCGACCTGGAATCCGGCGGGTTATGCGCGCAATGTGGTCGAGACCACCAAAATCAGTGTCGCCTAG